In Polypterus senegalus isolate Bchr_013 chromosome 12, ASM1683550v1, whole genome shotgun sequence, the following are encoded in one genomic region:
- the kif23 gene encoding kinesin-like protein KIF23 isoform X4, whose translation MSKAVKMKPVRRLVPKKPSNNILKDPVGVYCRVRPLSQDDQECCIEVISETTIQLHPPDGIKVNRNGEFKETQYSFKKVFGINTTQLELFEDVAKPLVDDLLHCKNGLLFTYGVTGSGKTYTMTGSPGQGGLLPRCLNMIFNSIGPYQAKRFVFKTDDKNGMEIQTQVDALLERQKRENQSALIKTPKQRLDPDVADMINIEDACKVEGIDEDSVFAIFVSYIEIYNNYIYDLLEDTPFEPIKPKWNGCGTPMRSTEFIPPQSKILREDQNHNMYVAGCTEVEVKSTEEAFEVFWKGQKKRRIANTQLNRESSRSHSVFIIKLAQAPLDADGDNVLQDKEQICVSQLCLVDLAGSERTHRTKAEGNRLREAGNINQSLMTLRTCIEVLRENQMYGTNKMVPYRDSKVTHLFKNYFDGEGKVRMIVCVNPKADDYEETLLVMRFAEMTQEVEVARPVDRPICGLTPGRRHRNQAFKDELTRKLEERGGPINGDDGSMIDILLQSFPPLPSCELVDPSDEQTLPALIECLEKRQRAREMLIEAFHNQVVKTKSMIQNFEGTVSGKDNIIQEQRAKLSDKDRVILQHKSELDRLEKKTKTLEYKIEILQKTANIYEEDKRALQQELDTKDQKLHRQLSDNRRLEARLQGVASETKIKWEKECERRVAAKQLEMQNKLWVKDEKLKQLKAIVTENKNERPDQPEKPERPSRDKDKVLLRPVTPSPASLYNCEVPPSFSKPSTPSQQSSGLSVASCVSEWEQRVPQSNWQAGTTPTSRPLGPGSYGSQGRRRGLYQTGERGTCILPPSNVHVEDEILHRGEVFRTRGGGQAVQFTDIETLKQESPTGSSRKRRSSGNIPVQQEETTENEWTDVETRCSVAVEMRAGSNLGPGYQHHGLPKRRKP comes from the exons ATGAGCAAGGCCGT TAAGATGAAACCTGTAAGGCGGCTTGTTCCAAAGAAACCATCTAATAACATTTTGAAGGATCCTGTTGGG GTATACTGTCGAGTGCGGCCTCTAAGCCAAGATGATCAGGAGTGCTGCATTGAAGTCATCAGTGAGACAACCATTCAGCTGCATCCTCCAGATGGAATAAAAGTGAACAGAAATGGGGAATTCAAAGAG ACCCAGTATTCTTTTAAGAAAGTGTTTGGTATTAACACTACACAATTAGAGCTGTTTGAGGATGTGGCAAAACCTTTGGTTGATGACTTGCTGCATTGTAAAAATG GTTTGCTTTTCACCTATGGGGTAACTGGAAGTGGAAAAACATACACAATGACTGGCTCTCCAGGTCAAGGTGGTCTCCTTCCTCGTTGTTTGAATATGATTTTCAATAGTATAGGGCCTTATCAGGCCAAGCGCTTt GTTTTTAAAACAGATGACAAAAATGGCATGGAGATTCAGACGCAGGTTGACGCTTTGCTGGAGAGGCAGAAAAGAGAAAACCAGTCTGCGTTGATAAAAACTCCTAA GCAGAGGCTGGACCCTGATGTTGCTGATATGATCAACATTGAAGATGCCTGCAAAGTTGAAGGCATTGATGAAGATAGTGTATTTGCTATTTTTGTCTCCTACATAGAAATTTATAACAACTACATCTATGACCTCTTGGAGGACACTCCTTTTGAGCCGATAAAGCCAAA GTGGAATGGCTGTGGTACACCAATGCGAAGCACCGAGTTCAT ACCTCCTCAGTCTAAAATTCTCCGGGAGGATCAAAACCACAACATGTATGTAGCagggtgtactgaagtagaagtCAAATCAACTGAAGAGGCCTTTGAAGTTTTCTGGAAAG gtcagaagaaaagaagaattgcCAACACACAGCTAAACAGAGAGTCCAGCCGCTCCCATAGTGTGTTTATCATCAAACTTGCACAAGCCCCACTAGATGCTGATGGAGATAATGTGCTACAG GACAAAGAACAGATCTGTGTTAGTCAACTTTGTCTCGTTGACTTAGCTGGTAGTGAAAGAACCCACCGAACAAAGGCTGAAGGAAATCGGCTCAGAGAGGCTG GCAACATAAACCAGTCCTTGATGACACTCAGGACCTGCATTGAAGTCCTTAGAGAGAATCAGATGTATGGAACAAATAAG ATGGTTCCATATAGGGACTCTAAAGTAACTCATCTATTTAAGAACTATTTTGATGGAGAAGGAAAAGTAAGAATGATTGTTTGTGTCAACCCCAAAGCTGATGACTATGAGGAAACTCTG TTGGTCATGAGGTTTGCAGAGATGACTCAAGAAGTGGAAGTGGCTAGACCAGTAGACAGGCCAATATGTGGTCTTACCCCTGGGCGTAGGCACAGAAACCAAGCATTTAAGGATGAGCTTACTCGGAAACTGGAAGAAAGGGGAGGTCCCATTAATGGAG ATGATGGTTCGATGATAGATATTCTGCTGCAGAGTTTTCCACCTCTTCCTTCCTGTGAGCTTGTTGACCCAAGTGATGAACAAACCCTGCCTGCCCTGATAGAGTGCCTAGAAAAGCGGCAACGTGCGAGAGAAATGTTGATTGAGGCGTTCCATAATCAAG ttGTTAAGACAAAATCTATGATCCAGAACTTTGAAGGAACTGTCTCTGGAAAAGACAACATTATCCAGGAGCAACGTGCAAAACTCAGTGACAAGGACAGAGTTATATTACAACATAAATCTGAGTTGGATCggcttgaaaagaaaacaaaaacattggaGTACAAG ATTGAAATCCTCCAGAAAACTGCTAATATTTATGAGGAAGACAAGCGAGCACTGCAACAGGAGCTTGACACAAAGGATCAGAAACTGCACAGGCAGCTATCTGATAACCGTCGGTTAGAAGCACGACTGCAAGGAGTGGcatctgaaacaaaaataaagtgggAGAAAGAATGT gAAAGGCGTGTGGCAGCCAAACAGCTGGAAATGCAGAACAAATTATGGGTCAAGGATGAAAAGCTGAAGCAGCTGAAAGCCATtgtaactgaaaacaaaaatgagaggCCTGACCAGCCTGAAAAACCTGAGAGGCCATCAAGGGATAAAGACAAGGTCCTGCTTCGCCCTGTGACCCCATCACCTGCTTCA CTCTACAATTGTGAGGTTCCCCCCTCTTTCTCCAAACCTTCCACACCCAGCCAGCAATCAAGCGGCCTTTCTGTGGCATCATGTGTTTCTGAATGGGAACAGAGAGTCCCTCAGTCCAACTGGCAGGCTGGCACAACACCTACAAGTAGGCCTCTTGGCCCTGGCTCATATGGGAGTCAAGGCAGAAGGCGAGGTCTGTACCAGACTGGAGAGAGAGGCACTTGCATTCTTCCACCTAGTAATGTACATGTGGAAGATGAGATCTTGCACAGG